One genomic window of candidate division WOR-3 bacterium includes the following:
- a CDS encoding class I SAM-dependent rRNA methyltransferase: protein MPFKKVFIKRKKSIKHYLWILRNEIIKKDKNLKKGDICSVYEDDIFIGNGLFNWESKITVRLYSFQDEDFDVPLVKERILKAYEYRKTVLPDEEDFRLVYGESDLLTGTVIDKYQNHFVVQIYSYGVEIRKEKIYQALKEIFPVKSIFEKNDFRLRELEKLERYDRLVYGELDDLVIISENGVKIYVDIKNGQKTGYFFDHRITRKKVRELAKNKRVLDVFCYTGSFSINAALGGAKETLGIDGNQQAIELAKKNAELNKVDKICHFMVGNAFNELRNLYKNKMEFDLIVLDPPPFLKSRKELSGALRGYKDINLWAMKLLKPGGILVTSTCSHHFYWQDFLDTLNAAAEDAKRNFRIIDRTTQGPDHPILLSMPETEYLRTFFLEVF from the coding sequence ATGCCTTTTAAAAAAGTCTTTATTAAACGAAAAAAAAGCATCAAACATTATTTATGGATCTTAAGAAACGAAATAATTAAGAAGGATAAGAATTTAAAAAAAGGAGATATCTGTTCGGTCTACGAAGATGACATATTTATTGGTAATGGACTTTTTAATTGGGAGAGTAAAATTACTGTTAGACTTTATTCTTTTCAAGATGAAGATTTTGATGTCCCTTTAGTAAAAGAAAGGATTCTCAAGGCTTATGAATATCGGAAAACAGTGTTGCCGGATGAAGAAGATTTCCGTTTGGTTTATGGAGAGAGCGATTTATTAACCGGCACAGTGATTGATAAATATCAAAATCATTTTGTTGTTCAAATCTATTCTTATGGAGTAGAAATAAGAAAAGAAAAAATTTATCAGGCATTAAAAGAAATCTTTCCAGTAAAATCAATATTTGAAAAGAATGATTTTCGGTTGCGGGAGTTAGAAAAGTTAGAGAGATATGATAGATTAGTTTATGGAGAATTAGATGATTTGGTGATAATTAGTGAAAATGGAGTAAAAATTTATGTGGATATAAAAAATGGACAAAAAACTGGATATTTTTTTGACCACCGAATAACTAGAAAAAAAGTAAGAGAATTGGCAAAAAATAAAAGGGTTTTAGATGTCTTTTGTTATACCGGTAGTTTTTCAATCAATGCTGCCTTAGGCGGTGCTAAGGAGACTTTGGGGATAGACGGAAATCAACAGGCAATTGAATTGGCAAAGAAAAATGCTGAATTAAATAAAGTGGATAAAATTTGCCATTTTATGGTTGGTAATGCTTTTAATGAATTAAGGAATTTATATAAAAACAAAATGGAATTTGATTTAATAGTTCTTGACCCGCCGCCCTTTTTGAAAAGTAGAAAAGAGTTAAGTGGTGCTTTGAGGGGTTATAAAGATATAAATTTGTGGGCAATGAAACTATTAAAGCCCGGTGGTATTCTGGTCACTTCTACTTGTTCTCACCATTTTTATTGGCAAGATTTTTTGGATACTTTAAATGCTGCTGCCGAAGATGCCAAAAGAAATTTCCGAATAATTGACCGGACAACCCAAGGACCAGACCACCCGATTTTATTAAGTATGCCCGAAACCGAATATTTAAGAACCTTTTTCTTAGAGGTTTTCTAA